The Anoplolepis gracilipes chromosome 14, ASM4749672v1, whole genome shotgun sequence genome includes a window with the following:
- the Atg9 gene encoding autophagy-related protein 9A, producing MKRETVITCIEPYRAQTMTTVLDGSYQRIHPYEGQEEDADDEDEREETPQESGVIIHVVPEGNKARWNHIEDLDSFFTRMYHYHQQHGFTCMMLQEVGDLLIYFFLVILISFLTHCVDYSKIYNGGDANDTNHDSIIDIGHCVKSFSLFYWILLVVAGIFFILQFVKVFYHMMQFWEIKMFFNTALKIADSELDNFTWHEVQKRVIEVQKEQEMCIHKRELTELDIYHRILRHKNYMVAMINKSLLPVRLKFPLIGEVIFLTRGLKYNIELLLFWGPWSPFENNWHLKEDYKKLNKRQELARLLSKHILWVGIANFVLCFLILLWQVLYTFLNYAETIKREPSILAMRTWSLYGRLYLRHFNELDHELNARLSRAYRPASKYMSSFTSPIMTVLAKHIAFVTGSILAVLLVITLIYEPTFSMERVVAYMTLLGAVAAAAKAVIPDENMVWCPETLLTAVLAHTHYRPDSWRGTAHTLTTRAQVAQLFQYRAVHIFEELISPFVTTYILCFRMRHRALEIVDFFRNFTIEVAGVGDVCSFAQMDVRKHGNPMWQTVTHSPTVSPLQQERNVGYDNQYGVDPDKYYISMSNHYIQAEDGKTELSLIHFTLTNPEWKPPSHAENFVTALRERARKEAITDPDPYNNPLIASLNSLSGLDYKEHVSNIIRSTINQISVPSMSNIFTNQPSTSATSVGVNKSFSTKSTILRGVSKNEGPLHNERGFLYDLQQGISNQSLGASVFGSGHSCVIETHTDPTVPTELTAADMSLSTLYLHELHHRQIRRRGYQEMATRSIWQRSPVQELATLPEIRQERVPLLLHQDSSLRKNRES from the exons AGAGCCATACCGAGCGCAAACG ATGACGACGGTATTAGACGGTAGCTACCAACGCATACACCCTTATGAGGGTCAGGAGGAGGATGCGGACGATGAAGATGAACGCGAGGAGACGCCTCAAGAATCGGGCGTCATAATTCATGTAGTACCAGAGGGAAACAAAGCACGATGGAATCACATTGAAGATCTGGACTCGTTCTTCACGCGAATGTATCATTATCACCAGCAACATGGTTTCACTTGTATGATGTTACAAGAAGTTGgtgatttattgatttattttttccttgtCATCCTTATTAGCTTCCTTACTCACTGCGTCGATTacagcaaaatatataa TGGTGGAGATGCTAACGATACCAATCACGATAGTATAATAGACATAGGACATTGCGTAAAGtcattctctttattttattggatTCTTCTTGTTGTCGcaggcattttttttatcctccaATTTGTCAAAGTTTTCTATCACATGATGCAGTTCTGGGAGatcaaaatgtttttcaataCAGCACTTAAAATTGCTGATAGCGAATTGGACAATTTCACTTGGCACGAGGTTCAAAAGCGAGTTATAGAAGTGCAAAAGGAACAAGAAATGTGTATTCACAAAAGAGAACTTACAGAGTTAGATATATACCATAGAATATTAAgacacaaaaattatatggtGGCTATGATCAACAAATCTCTTTTACCAGTACGATTAAAATTTCCCCTTATAGGAGAAGTTATCTTCTTGACACgaggattaaaatataacatagaaTTATTGTTGTTTT GGGGGCCATGGTCACCGTTCGAAAATAATTGGCATCTAAAGgaagattataaaaagttaaataaaagacAAGAACTCGCGCGATTATTGTCCAAACATATCTTGTGGGTCGGTATCGCAAATTTTGTCTTGTGTTTCCTCATTCTCCTGTGGCAGGTTCTCTACACGTTTTTAAATTACGCAGAG ACCATTAAACGAGAACCAAGTATTTTGGCAATGCGCACGTGGTCCCTGTATGGTCGGCTATATCTGCGTCATTTCAACGAACTCGATCACGAACTGAACGCCCGTCTCAGTCGCGCGTACCGTCCTGCTTCCAAATACATGAGCAGCTTCACGTCTCCGATAATGACAGTACTCGCCAAGCACATCGCATTCGTCACTGGTAGCATATTAGCGGTGTTGTTGGTGATAACATTGATCTACGAGCCGACATTCTCGATGGAGCGCGTAGTCGCCTACATGACTCTGCTAGGCGCCGTAGCGGCAGCTGCAAAGGCAGTAATACCTGACGAAAATATGGTCTGGTGTCCCGAGACTCTTCTGACTGCTGTGCTGGCTCATACGCATTACAGACCAGACAGTTGGCGAGGTACCGCTCATACGCTGACCACTAGAGCACAAGTGGCGCAGCTTTTCCAGTACCGCGCGGTACATATCTTTGAAGAATTGATTTCTCCATTTGTAACAACGTACATCTTGTGCTTCCGTATGCGACATCGAGCCTTGGAGATTGTAGACTTTTTCCGTAACTTTACCATCGAGGTTGCTGGAGTCGGCGACGTGTGTAGCTTTGCCCAAATGGATGTGCGCAAACACGGTAATCCTATGTGGCAGACCGTAACGCACAGTCCTACAGTTTCTCCGTTGCAGCAAGAGCGTAACGTCGGATACGATAATCAGTATGGTGTCGATCCCGATAAGTACTATATATCGATGTCGAATCATTATATCCAGGCGGAAGACGGCAAAACCGAACTATCCCTTATACATTTCACCTTGACAAATCCTGAATGGAAACCGCCGTCGCATGCGGAGAATTTTGTCACCGCTTTGAGAGAAAGGGCTAGAAAGGAAGCTATTACGGATCCAGATCCTTATAACAATCCGCTGATAGCCAGTTTAAATAGCTTGTCGGGTCTTGAT TATAAAGAACATGTGTCGAATATTATTCGAAGTACAATCAATCAAATAAGTGTACCCAGTATGAgcaacatttttacaaatcaaCCAAGCACATCGGCCACGTCAGTCGGCGTCAATAAATCATTTAGCACAAAGTCTACCATACTTCGAGGTGTATCCAAGAATGAGGGTCCGTTGCACAATGAGAGAGGATTCCTATACGATTTGCAACAGGGAATATCAAATCAATCACTAGGTGCTTCTGTATTTGGATCAGGTCACAGTTGTGTTATCGAGACCCATACAGATCCGACTGTACCTACGGAATTAACTGCTGCCGATATGTCTTTATCTACATTGTACCTGCATGAGCTTCATCACAGACAA ATAAGGAGAAGAGGCTATCAGGAAATGGCAACGAGAAGTATATGGCAGCGAAGTCCGGTTCAAGAACTAGCAACCCTTCCCGAAATTAGACAAGAAAGAGTACCGCTTCTGTTGCATCAAGATTCTTCTTTAAGGAAAAACAGAGAATCTTAA